In Fusobacterium nucleatum, the genomic stretch CTTTAGAATGTTCTGTAAATCTAACCATACCTATTAATTTTTCATATTCATCTTGTTTATAATATTTTCTTTCAATAGATTTCTCAAATTGTAAAATTGTTTTATATTTAGGACTTCCTTTAACTTTTACTCTTTCAATACCTGCTAATAGTTTATCTATTTGTTCCTTTTGCTCATCATCTATATCTTTGACAAGTCTTTTATATTTATTTCCTTCACTAGCTAATTTTAATAAATTTTCTAATGTATTATCTTCCAATTTCACTATTTTACTATCTTTTATGGCTACTATGTCTTTAACAATTTCATCATGTATTTTTTCATCATTTAAAAGAGATGGATTTATAGAAATTGTATATTTTCTATTATTAAAGGCAAGTTTTTTTCCTTTATTATCGTATATTAGCCCTCTTTGTCCACTCTCTTTATTAATACTTAATAGTTGTTCATTCATAAGAGCAACATATTTGGATTTTTGAAGATATTGAATTCCAAGTAATCTAAGTGCATAGACAATTAGAAAAAAGAGTATAATCAATAACATTATACTACTTCTTTTTGCAAATAATTGTTTTTTTCCCCAGTTACTGACCACTGCAATAGAGAATATAAGATAAACTATTGAAAATAAAAAAAGTGTTAGAAGAAAAAAACTTCTATTATAAATGAGGTATCCAGACACACATAGAATAAACAGTAGAAATAAAATTCCACCTATTTTAATTTTTTTCTGCACTTTCTCCTCCTAAACTTTTTAATGTTCTACTATAATCTTTTTCTATAATCATTTTTTCTATACCATCACTTATTACTCCATCTTGTAATATGTATATTTCTTCACCTGTATTAGCAATAAAATCATATATTTCTTTTAAGGATATTTCTTCTATATTTTTTGCTATACAAAATACTTTTTCAGAATAATCACGACTACTTACCACATAACCGCCTCTAATTAAATCATCTAATATACTTTCTATTAAAAAAGGAGATGATGTTGTCACTTTTCTTAAGTCAGTTATATTAGGAGGAGACTGATTATTTAAATATCTTTTTACAATATCTTCTAAAACTTTAAATGTTATGTACAATTTTGAATTAAAACTGATATTTATACTATCGTTTTCTATATTTATGTCAAAGTTAGCATTTTGAATTAAATATGTTATATGAACTCCTAGAATCACTATAAACCAAGATATTCTTACCCATATTAAAAATATAAATATTACTGAAAAACCACCATATACTGTATTATAGCCTATTAATAGAAATTGTAATAAAATAAAAATATATTGAAATAGTAAAAAGGTTATTGAGACTATTATTGATGCTATAAAAGCTGGAATAATTTTCACCATTGTATTTGGCATAACTAGATATATTGCCATAAAAAAAATTGTCATACTTATTAAAGGAAAAATATTTTTTATTATATAATAAAGAAATACTATATCTTTTATTTTTGAAAGCAAAAATAGTATAAGACCATTTAAAATAATAAATAGTAATGGTAAAAAAATAAAAAATGATATATAATCACTAATTTTTCTTATTAGACTTCTTGATTTCTTTATATGCCAAATTTCATTAAAAGACTCTTCAATAAGAGAGAACATTTGGATAAATGTCCAACCTAAAAATAGAAAACCAACTCCTGCTAAAACATTACTTCTGGCATCCATTAATAAATTATTTGAAAAATCAGTAAGCAGCTCCAATGTACCACCTTTTAGAGGAGCTATATTTTTAATCTGATTTATTATATAGTCTTCTGCTCCAAACCAACTACTTAAACTAACTAAAATAGCGAGTATTGGAACTATTGCTAGAATAGTATAGAAAGATAGAGATGTTACCCAAAAGCTAGAATTAGCACTTTGGTACTTTTCATATGCTCTTTTTAACATCAATTTCAAACTTTTAGTATTAAATTTCTTTGAACCAAAATTTTCAAATAAATTTTTCATATTATGCTCCAAAAATTATTTTTTTATAAAATTGTTATTAAAATAACTTGAACTTACAGAATCTATTGAAGAAAAAGTCATAGGTGTTAAGATATAGTCACCTAATCTTACCATTTTCCTTTCTTTTGCTGAATTATAATAATAAAATGGGTCATCTGTTGTACTTAAAGCCTTTAATACTTTATTATCAACTTTGATTGCTTTTACTTCTTGTCCATTTATTGTATAGCTTTGAGCTTCTGTTAAAAGTGGTAACACTTTTTCCATAACATAGTATTCTGACAAAATTTCTGTTGCTCCACAAGTTATAGATAATAGAGCGAATAATGCTAAAATTTTTTTCATTTTTACTCTCCTTATTTCTACTTTTTATAAACTTTTAACGCCTCTTCAAGCACTTTCATTGCTTTTTCTATATCATCTTCTCCAACACAGAAAGAAAATCTTACTTCATTTTTTCCTAAACCTTCTGTTTCATAAAAACCTTCCCCTGGAGCAAGCATAACTGTTGAATTATCATATACAAACTCAGTTAAAAGCCATTTACAAAAATCTTCAGAACTTTCTACTGGTAGTTTTGCAAAAGCATAAATTGCACCTTTTGGAGTTGAACAAGTTACCCCTTCTATATTATTTAAGGAATTTACTATGATATCTCTTCTTCTTCTATAAATTTCTTTGATTTCTTTAAAATATTCCCTAGGAGCTTCCATTAAATTAGCTACTGCATATTGTTCAACA encodes the following:
- a CDS encoding YihY/virulence factor BrkB family protein, with product MKNLFENFGSKKFNTKSLKLMLKRAYEKYQSANSSFWVTSLSFYTILAIVPILAILVSLSSWFGAEDYIINQIKNIAPLKGGTLELLTDFSNNLLMDARSNVLAGVGFLFLGWTFIQMFSLIEESFNEIWHIKKSRSLIRKISDYISFFIFLPLLFIILNGLILFLLSKIKDIVFLYYIIKNIFPLISMTIFFMAIYLVMPNTMVKIIPAFIASIIVSITFLLFQYIFILLQFLLIGYNTVYGGFSVIFIFLIWVRISWFIVILGVHITYLIQNANFDINIENDSINISFNSKLYITFKVLEDIVKRYLNNQSPPNITDLRKVTTSSPFLIESILDDLIRGGYVVSSRDYSEKVFCIAKNIEEISLKEIYDFIANTGEEIYILQDGVISDGIEKMIIEKDYSRTLKSLGGESAEKN